The proteins below are encoded in one region of Scomber japonicus isolate fScoJap1 chromosome 24, fScoJap1.pri, whole genome shotgun sequence:
- the zgc:110699 gene encoding ras-related and estrogen-regulated growth inhibitor encodes MVPVKLLILGAQNTGKTALCVRFITKRFIGEYDHKKEVTYRCSRVMDQECVDLEILDIACKESCVASLESSIRWADGFLLLYSITQRLSFLEVPQLKKLIEQTKQSLVVPTVLVANKADLEIGREVTTEEGQRLAKDLRCGFRELSVAEAVLAVEAAVLQLIRLVLDQQRPLPDRRSYMLTVRHALTKKLTRSKTMQW; translated from the exons ATGGTTCCAGTTAAACTCCTCATTCTGGGAGCTCAAAACACTGGAAAAACAG CACTGTGTGTTCGTTTCATAACCAAGCGCTTCATTGGCGAATACGACCATAAAAAGG AGGTGACCTACAGATGCAGTCGGGTGATGGACCAGGAATGTGTTGATCTAGAGATTTTGGATATAGCTTGTAAG GAGAGCTGTGTGGCTTCTCTGGAGTCGTCCATCCGCTGGGCTGACGGTTTCCTGCTGCTGTACTCCATCACACAGCGCCTCAGCTTCCTGGAGGTCCCACAACTCAAGAAACTCATCGAACAAACCAAACAGAGTCTGG TCGTTCCTACAGTGCTTGTAGCCAATAAAGCGGACTTGGAAATCGGCAGGGAGGTGacaacagaggaaggacagagactTGCCAAGGATttaag gtgtggtTTCAGGGAGCTGTCGGTGGCCGAGGCTGTCTTAGCTGTGGAGGCGGCAGTGCTTCAGCTCATCAG GCTGGTGTTGGATCAGCAGCGCCCCCTACCTGACCGTCGCTCCTACATGCTGACTGTTCGCCACGCCCTGACAAAAAAACTGACCCGCTCTAAAACCATGCAGTGGTGA
- the LOC128354543 gene encoding NADH-ubiquinone oxidoreductase 75 kDa subunit, mitochondrial-like, giving the protein MLRLPSVGRALAGATKSSLSPSNTVRTSVRAASNMVEVFVDGKPVEVEPGTTVLQACEKVGVQIPRFCYHERLSVAGNCRMCLVEIEKAPKPVAACAMPVMKGWNILTNSEKTRKAREGVMEFLLANHPLDCPICDQGGECDLQDQSMQFGSDRSRFTEGKRAVEDKNIGPLIKTIMTRCIQCTRCVRFASEIAGVEDLGTTGRGNNLQIGTYVEKMFLSEMSGNVIDVCPVGALTSKPYAFTARPWETRKTESIDVLDAVGSNIVVSTRGGEVMRVMPRLNEDVNEEWISDKTRFAYDGLKRQRLTQPLAKNESGQLAPTTWEDALTRVAGALQGVQGNEVAAIAGGMADAEALVALKDLLNRLNSENLCTEEVFPMAGAGADLRSNYLCNSRITGIEEADLLLLVGTNPRYEAPLFNARIRKSWLHNELRVAMVGHEVDLSYTYDHLGEEASILKELANGTHPFCQVLSSAKRPVVLVGSSALQREDGAAILSAVSTIAQNARTSSGVEEGWKVLNVLHRVASQVAALDLGYKAGVEAIRKNPPKVLFLLGADAGCISRADLPKQSLIVYQGHHGDVGAPMADVILPGAAYTEKNATYVNTEGRSQHTRVAVTPPGVAREDWKIIRAVSELAGVSLPYESLEEVRSRLAEVSPNLVRYDDVEEANYFKQANELAKAVNQDLLAAPLIPPQITVKDFYMTDSISRASQTMAKCVKAATEGAAAVDEPSVC; this is encoded by the exons ATGCTGCGACTGCCGAGTGTCGGCCGAGCTCTGGCCGGAGCCACCAAGAGCAGCCTCTCTCCCTCCAACACCg TGCGTACTTCAGTGCGTGCTGCCAGCAACATGGTGGAAGTGTTTGTGGATGGGAAACCAGTGGAGGTGGAGCCTGGAACGACTGTCCTGCAg GCCTGTGAGAAGGTGGGAGTCCAGATCCCTAGGTTTTGTTACCATGAGCGCCTCTCTGTGGCTGGAAACTGCCGTATGTGTCTGGTGGAGATTGAGAAAGCACCAAAG CCGGTAGCAGCCTGTGCCATGCCCGTCATGAAGGGCTGGAACATCCTCACCAACTCAGAGAAGACACGCAAAGCCAG GGAGGGAGTGATGGAGTTCCTGTTGGCCAACCACCCACTGGACTGTCCCATCTGTGATCAAGGAGGAGAGTGTGACTTGCAG GATCAGTCCATGCAGTTTGGTTCAGACCGCAGCCGTTtcacagaaggaaagagagcaGTGGAGGACAAGAACATCGGGCCGCTCATCAAAACCATCATGACGCGTTGCATCCAGTGCACACGCTGTGTCCG TTTCGCCAGTGAGATCGCCGGTGTTGAAGACCTGGGAACGACAGGACGAGGAAACAACCTGCAGATCGGGACATACGTGGAGAAGATGTTCTTGTCGGAGATGTCAGGCAACGTCATCGATGTCTGTCCTGTGGGAGCACTCACCTCCAAGCCCTACGCTTTCACCGCACGACCATGGGAGACCAG GAAAACTGAGTCAATCGACGTGTTGGACGCGGTGGGAAGTAACATCGTTGTGAGCACGAGAGGAGGCGAGGTGATGAGGGTGATGCCCAGGCTGAATGAAGACGTTAATGAAGAATGGATCTCTGATAAAACCAG GTTTGCATATGATGGTCTGAAGAGGCAGCGGTTGACTCAACCACTGGCGAAGAATGAGTCGGGTCAGCTAGCTCCAACCACCTGGGAGGATGCTCTGACTCGTGTTGCTGGAGCA ctCCAGGGTGTGCAGGGCAATGAGGTCGCAGCCATAGCAGGAGGGATGGCAGACGCTGAAGCTCTTGTCGCCCTCAAAGACCTCCTCAATAGGCTCAACTCAGAAAACCTCTGCACTGAGGAGGTCTTCCCAATGGCGGGTGCAGG CGCTGACCTACGCTCCAACTACCTGTGTAACTCCCGCATCACCGGCATTGAGGAAGCTGACCTTCTGTTGTTGGTGGGAACCAACCCGCGCTACGAAGCTCCACTTTTCAACGCCAGAATCCGCAAGAG CTGGCTCCATAATGAGCTGCGTGTTGCCATGGTAGGTCATGAAGTTGACCTGAGTTATACATACGACCATCTGGGAGAGGAGGCTTCAATACTGAAGGAGCTGGCGAATGGCACACACCCCTTCTGCCAG GTGCTTTCATCTGCCAAGCGTCCAGTAGTACTCGTGGGTAGCAGCGCTCTACAGCGAGAAGACGGAGCTGCTATTTTGAGCGCCGTCTCCACCATCGCTCAGAACGCCAGAACCAGCAGCGGAGTGGAAGAAGGCTGGAAAGTCCTGAATGTCCTGCACAG AGTGGCCAGTCAGGTGGCTGCGTTGGATCTGGGCTACAAGGCCGGTGTGGAGGCCATCAGGAAAAACCCACCCAAAGTCCTGTTCCTCCTGGGAGCTGATGCCGGCTGCATCAGCAGAGCCGACCTGCCTAAACAAAGCCTCATCGTCTATCAGGGTCACCACGGTGACGTAGGAGCACCAATGGCCGACGTCATCCTGCCTGGCGCTGCGTACACCGAGAAAAACGCTACTTATGTGAACACTGAGGGGAGGAGCCAACACACCCGGGTGGCCGTCACTCCTCCGGGGGTGGCCCGAGAGGACTGGAAGATCATCAGAGCCGTGTCTGAG CTGGCAGGTGTGTCACTGCCCTATGAATCCCTGGAAGAGGTACGATCCAGACTCGCCGAGGTCTCTCCTAACTTGGTCCGTTATGATGATGTGGAGGAGGCAAACTACTTCAAACAAGCTAATGAGCTTgccaag GCTGTGAACCAGGACCTCCTAGCAGCTCCCCTGATCCCACCTCAGATTACAGTAAAGGACTTCTACATGACAG ACTCCATCAGCAGGGCTTCCCAGACGATGGCCAAATGCGTAAAAGCCGCAACAGAAGGAGCCGCCGCCGTCGACGAGCCTTCAGTTTGCTGA